A section of the Rhipicephalus sanguineus isolate Rsan-2018 chromosome 11, BIME_Rsan_1.4, whole genome shotgun sequence genome encodes:
- the LOC119373713 gene encoding zinc finger protein 816-like translates to MCIHMGERLYKCHICPQSFYQKSSLNIHLRVHTGERPYRCPSCPKTYRQTGHLKRHQRQHDHQWLTEEEMQENNADLWHSDDPKFIGNDAYNGSNTEASGCLIGSATTDAAKSHRARRHKCNSCDYETDNSCHLKRHVRVHTGERPFHCRFCPHSCKSKSALDDHLRTHTGERPYKCHLCPQRFSQKSTLNDHVRVHTGERPYKCPSCPQEFSQASKLKKHMCIHTGERPYKCPSCPQTFNHSGNLQRHLRQHDHQ, encoded by the exons ATGTGCATCCACATGGGTGAGCGGTTGTATAAATGTCACATTTGCCCTCAAAGCTTCTATCAGAAATCCAGCTTAAATATTCACCTGCGTGTTCACACGGGTGAGCGACCGTATAGGTGCCCTTCATGCCCTAAGACATATAGACAGACTGGCCACCTCAAGAGACACCAGCGTCAGCATGATCACCAGT GGCTGACTGAAGAAGAAATGCAAGAGAACAATGCAGATCTTTGGCATTCTGATGATCCCAAGTTTATTGGCAATGATGCTTACAATGGCAGCAACACAGAGG CTTCGGGGTGTCTCATTGGCTCAGCGACTACAGATGCTGCGAAGTCACATCGGGCACGCCGTCACAAGTGTAACTCGTGTGACTATGAGACTGATAATTCATGCCACCTGAAACGACACGTTAGGGTTCATACAGGCGAGCGGCCGTTTCATTGCCGTTTCTGCCCACATAGCTGCAAATCAAAATCTGCATTGGACGATcacctgcgcacccacacaggcgaGCGGCCATATAAATGCCACTTGTGCCCCCAAAGGTTCTCCCAAAAATCCACATTAAATGACCATGTGCGTGTCCACACAGGTGAGCGGCCATATAAATGCCCTTCATGCCCGCAAGAATTCTCACAAGCGTCCAAACTAAAAAAGCACATGTGCATCCACACGGGCGAGCGGCCGTATAAGTGCCCTTCATGCCCACAGACATTTAACCACAGTGGCAATCTCCAAAGACACCTGCGTCAGCATGATCACCAGTAA